In a single window of the Veillonella sp. genome:
- the glmS gene encoding glutamine--fructose-6-phosphate transaminase (isomerizing) yields the protein MCGIVGYIGFNQASDFLLDGMAKLEYRGYDSAGIAVIGSENVIKIQKKVGRLANLEAIVKADPNEGTIGIGHTRWATHGRPSDMNAHPHASEDGKFAVVHNGIIENYMPLKEELIAKGYHFKSETDTEVVAHLLEDMYDGDFVGTVRRMLARVDGAYALEIICADEPDKIICTKKENPLVIGLGKGENFVASDIPAIINYTRDTYILSDGELAIVTRDNVSVFDREGNPVDKEVFHVNWNAEAAEKGGYEHFMLKEIHDQPKAVRDTFGTHISEDGKTAIFDELNWTAEDVAAFNKIFIVACGTAYHAGLVTKQYIENLARIPVSVEIASEYRYSNPLTDDKTLCIVISQSGETSDTLAALKEAKRLGAKSLAITNVVGSSISREADNTVYTWAGPEISVASTKAYTTQLVAGLLFAVYLGQLNGKMNPALGEEILSGVKNLPTLIHEIFEVDEDMKAFAKHYGFKSDAFFLGRAIDYAVAMEGALKLKEISYIHAEAYAGGELKHGTLALIEEGVPVIALATQEDVYDKMISNIREVKAREAVVIGIGMKGDEELSKHVDHTIYVPRANKFIAPILAVVPLQLLAYYAAITRGADVDKPRNLAKSVTVE from the coding sequence ATGTGCGGTATCGTAGGATACATTGGCTTTAATCAAGCATCTGATTTCTTGTTGGACGGTATGGCGAAGTTAGAATACCGTGGTTATGACTCTGCAGGTATTGCTGTTATCGGCTCTGAAAATGTTATTAAAATTCAAAAGAAGGTTGGCCGTCTTGCTAATCTTGAGGCGATTGTAAAAGCAGATCCTAATGAAGGGACTATAGGTATTGGTCATACTCGTTGGGCTACTCATGGTCGTCCATCCGATATGAACGCCCATCCTCATGCATCTGAAGATGGTAAATTTGCTGTTGTACACAACGGTATTATTGAAAATTACATGCCTTTAAAAGAAGAGCTCATTGCAAAAGGGTACCATTTCAAATCTGAAACTGATACAGAAGTAGTAGCTCATTTATTAGAAGATATGTACGATGGCGATTTCGTAGGCACAGTACGTCGCATGCTAGCTCGTGTTGATGGTGCGTATGCTCTTGAAATCATCTGTGCTGATGAGCCAGATAAAATCATCTGTACTAAAAAAGAAAACCCATTGGTTATCGGTCTTGGCAAAGGTGAAAACTTTGTAGCATCCGATATTCCAGCTATCATTAACTACACACGCGATACATACATTTTGAGCGATGGTGAATTAGCTATCGTAACTCGTGATAATGTATCCGTATTCGACCGTGAAGGCAACCCTGTTGATAAAGAAGTATTCCATGTTAACTGGAATGCGGAAGCAGCAGAAAAAGGCGGTTATGAACACTTCATGTTGAAAGAAATTCATGACCAACCTAAAGCTGTACGCGATACTTTCGGTACACATATCTCTGAAGATGGTAAAACAGCTATCTTTGATGAATTGAATTGGACTGCTGAAGATGTAGCAGCTTTCAATAAAATCTTCATCGTTGCATGTGGTACAGCATACCATGCTGGTCTTGTAACAAAACAATATATTGAAAACTTGGCGCGTATTCCTGTAAGTGTGGAAATCGCATCCGAGTACCGTTACAGCAATCCATTGACTGATGACAAAACATTATGTATCGTTATCAGCCAATCTGGTGAAACATCTGATACATTGGCTGCGTTGAAAGAGGCAAAACGCCTTGGTGCTAAATCCTTGGCGATTACTAACGTAGTAGGTTCCAGTATCTCCCGTGAAGCAGACAACACTGTTTACACATGGGCAGGCCCTGAAATCTCTGTAGCATCTACAAAAGCTTACACTACTCAATTAGTAGCTGGCTTGTTGTTCGCTGTATACCTTGGTCAATTAAATGGCAAAATGAATCCAGCTTTAGGTGAAGAAATCCTTAGCGGTGTTAAAAACTTGCCTACATTGATTCATGAAATCTTTGAAGTAGACGAAGATATGAAAGCCTTTGCTAAGCATTACGGCTTCAAATCTGATGCGTTCTTCTTGGGCCGTGCTATCGACTATGCAGTAGCAATGGAAGGTGCTTTGAAATTGAAAGAAATTTCTTACATCCATGCTGAAGCATATGCTGGTGGCGAATTGAAACATGGTACATTAGCTCTTATTGAAGAAGGCGTACCTGTTATCGCATTGGCTACACAAGAGGATGTATACGATAAGATGATCAGCAACATCCGCGAAGTAAAAGCTCGTGAAGCTGTTGTAATCGGTATTGGCATGAAAGGTGACGAAGAATTATCTAAACACGTAGACCATACAATCTATGTTCCTCGTGCGAATAAATTCATCGCTCCAATCCTTGCGGTTGTACCATTGCAATTATTAGCGTACTATGCAGCGATTACACGCGGCGCAGATGTAGATAAACCACGTAACTTGGCTAAATCTGTAACCGTAGAATAA
- a CDS encoding amino acid ABC transporter substrate-binding protein translates to MNWKKMMAVGLAAVSMMVFVTGCGSDTKTANTELPKKIVIGLDDSFPPMGFKDDKGEIVGLDIDMAKEAAKRAGMEVEFKAIDWSSKEAELKSKKIDALWNGLTVSPEREKNILFSNTYMKDKQYIVVRNDDDSIKSKADLAGKVVGVQQASTGESALQNDPSGKTVKETKSYADFVSAFMDLGIGRVDAVIADGVIARYLMTKEPGKYKIVDGTDYGVDNFAVGFRKDDTALRDKINGILADMKKDGTADKIVEKWLGSSADLDKSDAK, encoded by the coding sequence ATGAATTGGAAAAAAATGATGGCCGTTGGCCTTGCAGCAGTATCTATGATGGTATTTGTAACGGGTTGTGGTAGCGATACTAAAACCGCTAATACAGAATTGCCTAAAAAAATCGTTATCGGCTTAGATGATAGCTTCCCTCCAATGGGCTTTAAAGATGATAAAGGCGAAATCGTTGGTTTAGATATTGATATGGCTAAAGAAGCGGCTAAACGCGCTGGCATGGAAGTAGAGTTCAAAGCTATCGACTGGTCCAGTAAAGAAGCTGAGTTGAAATCTAAAAAAATCGACGCTTTATGGAATGGCTTAACAGTATCTCCTGAACGTGAGAAAAATATTTTGTTCTCCAACACATACATGAAGGATAAACAATACATCGTTGTTCGTAATGATGATGACTCCATCAAATCCAAAGCTGATTTAGCAGGTAAAGTAGTAGGTGTTCAACAAGCTAGTACTGGTGAATCTGCATTGCAAAATGATCCAAGCGGTAAAACTGTAAAAGAAACAAAATCCTATGCTGATTTCGTAAGTGCTTTCATGGATCTTGGTATTGGTCGTGTTGATGCCGTTATCGCTGATGGTGTTATCGCTCGTTACCTCATGACAAAAGAACCTGGTAAATACAAAATCGTAGACGGTACTGATTACGGTGTTGATAACTTCGCTGTTGGCTTCCGTAAAGATGACACTGCATTACGTGATAAAATCAATGGTATCTTAGCGGACATGAAAAAAGATGGTACTGCTGATAAAATCGTTGAAAAATGGTTGGGCTCTAGTGCAGACCTAGATAAGAGCGATGCTAAATAG
- a CDS encoding amino acid ABC transporter ATP-binding protein gives MTFVNMERIEKRFNNQTVLRDVSLKMDRGEIVSIIGPSGSGKSTFLRCLGQLETIDGGSITVDGTVLASTDANGTVNYASQETQHDLLLRMGMVFQSFNLFPHMTVLDNIMIAPRMVKGMKDDEILPIAERLLNKVGLWEKRDMYPSRLSGGQQQRVAIARALAMNPEIMLFDEPTSALDPELTGEVLKTIKQLADDHMTMIIVTHEMNFAREVSDRVIFMADGVIQEEGTPEQIFNNPQNDRTKAFLENML, from the coding sequence ATGACATTTGTAAACATGGAGCGTATTGAAAAACGCTTTAACAATCAAACTGTATTGCGCGATGTATCGCTCAAAATGGATAGAGGGGAAATCGTTTCTATTATCGGCCCATCTGGCTCTGGTAAATCTACATTCTTGCGCTGCTTAGGTCAATTGGAGACCATTGATGGTGGCTCTATTACTGTAGATGGTACAGTTCTTGCTAGTACAGATGCTAATGGCACTGTAAACTATGCTAGCCAAGAAACACAACATGATTTGCTATTACGCATGGGCATGGTTTTCCAATCTTTCAATTTATTCCCTCATATGACGGTTCTTGATAATATTATGATCGCACCGCGCATGGTAAAAGGTATGAAAGATGATGAGATTTTACCAATAGCAGAGCGATTACTCAATAAAGTTGGTCTATGGGAAAAGCGCGATATGTATCCATCCCGTTTGTCCGGGGGTCAACAACAACGTGTGGCCATTGCTCGTGCATTGGCGATGAACCCAGAAATCATGCTATTTGATGAGCCTACATCAGCCCTTGACCCAGAATTAACAGGTGAGGTTCTTAAGACCATAAAACAGTTGGCTGATGATCATATGACGATGATTATCGTAACCCATGAAATGAACTTTGCTCGTGAAGTATCTGATCGTGTCATCTTCATGGCAGATGGTGTTATCCAAGAGGAAGGTACACCAGAACAAATTTTCAACAATCCACAGAACGATAGAACGAAAGCGTTCTTGGAGAACATGTTATAG
- a CDS encoding metalloregulator ArsR/SmtB family transcription factor has product MSDKQESLLKLAELFKILGDPTRLKIVELLLENEMCVNHIAETMGMGQSAISHQLRVLRQARLVTYRKDGKTAYYSLNDDHVEGLVRMGMEHVSHQ; this is encoded by the coding sequence ATGAGCGACAAACAAGAATCATTGCTAAAGCTAGCAGAACTGTTTAAAATCTTGGGTGACCCTACACGCCTTAAAATAGTAGAATTATTATTAGAAAACGAAATGTGTGTAAATCACATTGCAGAAACAATGGGTATGGGACAATCTGCCATTTCTCACCAATTGCGTGTATTGCGTCAAGCACGTCTTGTGACCTATCGCAAGGATGGGAAAACTGCATACTACTCTCTAAACGATGATCATGTGGAAGGTCTCGTAAGAATGGGGATGGAACACGTATCTCATCAATAG
- the glmM gene encoding phosphoglucosamine mutase — MARLFGTDGVRGVVNEFLTPELAYHLGRAAATYFGKEKDHPTFLIGRDTRISGSMLESALAAGICSVGGNVVIAGVIPTPAVAYLVRQQGFDAGAVISASHNPYPDNGIKFFDGNGYKLPDEVEDELEKYVRQSADNELARPTGDGIGTIEYNSNLAHFYAHFVRHTIDTSLEGLTIVYDGANGAASSVGPEILSGLGAKVININVNPDGLNINHHCGSTHIEGLQVAVQQHNADLGIANDGDADRCLLVDEKGQVLDGDQIMLLCALKLKEEGKLKGDTVVGTVMSNIGFHKAAEELGMKTVSTAVGDRYVLEYMREHDLSVGGEQSGHVIFLDHNTTGDGMLTAVQVAALMKEKNQPLSELASIMTKYPQVLVNVRVATKTGWEDNDLIKAAIVTAEGELGDEGRVLVRASGTEPLIRVMAEGPDQEALQSLCQEIADIIGREQGLAE; from the coding sequence ATGGCTCGTTTATTTGGTACAGATGGTGTACGTGGTGTTGTTAATGAATTTTTAACACCTGAATTAGCCTATCATTTAGGCCGTGCTGCGGCTACATATTTTGGCAAGGAAAAAGATCATCCTACATTCTTGATCGGCCGCGATACGCGTATTTCTGGCTCCATGCTTGAAAGTGCGTTAGCAGCAGGCATTTGCTCTGTTGGTGGTAATGTTGTCATTGCCGGTGTTATCCCAACTCCAGCAGTTGCGTACCTAGTACGTCAACAAGGTTTTGATGCGGGTGCTGTTATTTCTGCATCTCACAATCCATATCCAGATAATGGCATTAAATTCTTTGATGGCAATGGCTATAAATTGCCAGATGAAGTAGAAGATGAATTAGAAAAATATGTTCGTCAAAGTGCGGACAATGAATTGGCACGTCCTACAGGTGATGGCATCGGTACAATTGAGTACAATAGCAACTTGGCTCATTTCTATGCTCACTTTGTTCGTCACACCATCGATACATCCCTTGAAGGTTTAACTATCGTATATGATGGTGCGAACGGTGCTGCTTCTAGCGTAGGCCCTGAAATCTTGTCTGGCCTTGGCGCTAAAGTAATCAACATCAATGTTAATCCAGATGGCTTGAATATCAACCATCACTGTGGCTCTACACATATTGAAGGTTTGCAAGTAGCTGTGCAACAACATAATGCAGATCTTGGTATCGCTAACGATGGCGATGCTGACCGTTGCTTATTGGTTGACGAAAAAGGTCAAGTTCTCGATGGGGACCAAATTATGCTATTGTGTGCCCTTAAATTAAAAGAAGAAGGCAAGCTAAAAGGCGATACAGTAGTTGGTACTGTTATGAGTAATATTGGGTTCCATAAGGCAGCCGAAGAACTTGGTATGAAAACAGTTTCTACTGCAGTTGGTGACCGCTATGTATTGGAATACATGCGTGAACATGACCTCTCCGTTGGTGGTGAACAATCTGGTCACGTAATCTTCTTAGATCACAATACAACTGGTGACGGTATGTTAACAGCTGTGCAAGTAGCGGCTCTTATGAAAGAAAAAAATCAACCGCTTTCTGAACTTGCTAGCATCATGACAAAATACCCACAAGTGTTAGTAAACGTTCGCGTTGCTACAAAAACAGGTTGGGAAGACAATGATCTTATCAAAGCTGCTATCGTAACCGCTGAAGGTGAACTTGGTGATGAAGGCCGCGTTCTAGTACGTGCATCTGGTACAGAACCACTCATCCGCGTAATGGCTGAAGGTCCAGACCAAGAAGCGTTACAATCCCTATGCCAAGAAATCGCTGATATTATCGGTAGAGAACAAGGGTTGGCAGAATAA
- a CDS encoding SinI family restriction endonuclease, with product MPNFDLGKAIREDYNLRLLAMRTFEELIPELLEANTVYYDNIQKLFDYALNHLYLFPNIRLSDYDHIEDAIRGYLYKWIQKYIDGHNQKPLESEINSIGEIDEALLQHLVVYFSRDCDDGESLALDAYKQHFILMGLENLNGRVLEEYLKTILEPIGWIWCAGEVYRAVDFCYILEDKSDILLQVKNKYNSENSSSSAIRDSTPITKWNRLNRPRKSNPTKPLDNWPELQKIVNCDDVNDALTENSYLKYIDDNSNIEFR from the coding sequence ATGCCTAATTTTGATTTGGGAAAAGCTATCAGGGAGGATTATAATTTAAGATTACTTGCTATGCGGACTTTTGAAGAGTTAATTCCAGAATTATTAGAAGCTAATACAGTCTATTATGATAATATACAAAAGCTTTTTGATTATGCGTTAAATCATTTGTATTTATTTCCTAATATTCGATTATCTGATTATGATCATATTGAAGATGCTATTAGGGGCTATTTATATAAATGGATTCAAAAGTATATTGATGGGCATAATCAAAAACCCCTTGAAAGTGAGATTAATAGTATTGGTGAAATAGATGAAGCTCTACTTCAGCACTTAGTAGTATACTTTTCACGTGATTGTGATGATGGCGAATCATTAGCTTTAGATGCATATAAACAGCACTTTATACTGATGGGGTTAGAGAATCTTAATGGAAGAGTATTAGAGGAATATCTAAAAACTATATTAGAACCAATTGGGTGGATTTGGTGTGCAGGAGAGGTCTACAGAGCTGTTGACTTTTGTTACATTCTAGAAGATAAATCTGATATCTTATTACAAGTTAAGAATAAATATAATTCAGAAAATAGCTCTAGTAGCGCCATTCGTGATAGCACTCCAATTACTAAATGGAATAGACTAAATAGACCTCGAAAAAGTAATCCGACAAAACCATTAGATAATTGGCCCGAATTGCAAAAAATTGTAAATTGTGATGATGTGAATGATGCGTTAACTGAAAATAGTTATTTAAAATATATTGATGATAATTCCAATATTGAGTTTAGATAA
- a CDS encoding AEC family transporter, whose translation MNIFELIGHIFMNSMIPIFILIGVGFILDRKFKLDLYTLSKLNFYILLPTFVFRAMYEAKFTSGTLEIVFCALIVLILNSILSGVVGKIQGYDVAKIATLKNCVMFNNVGNMGIALAIFVFTNVPYVIDGATPYADLGLVSVVSIMIIQTITSNTYGFYQAGAGRLSTKDALSVVFHMPMVYAIPLALLCQLLPFDLHGLFFFAPLKIFANAFVGVAMIALGVQINRTPLNFFKSDVMLATSLRLVVSPLIAAVITILFIMFYGPMHPIAAQTIVITYSVPTAINMALIAIEMKNNPEYATQIVMGTTILSAVTMPLFITIAYYLFPLY comes from the coding sequence ATGAATATATTCGAGCTAATAGGACATATATTTATGAACTCTATGATTCCTATCTTTATACTGATAGGTGTAGGGTTTATATTGGATAGAAAATTTAAACTAGATTTATATACGCTGAGTAAACTAAACTTCTACATATTATTACCTACCTTTGTATTTAGGGCCATGTATGAAGCTAAATTTACATCGGGTACGTTAGAAATTGTATTTTGTGCACTAATTGTACTCATACTAAACTCTATACTTTCAGGTGTGGTCGGCAAAATACAAGGTTATGATGTAGCAAAAATTGCCACATTAAAGAACTGCGTTATGTTTAACAATGTCGGCAATATGGGCATTGCCCTTGCCATCTTTGTATTTACCAATGTGCCTTACGTTATAGATGGCGCAACCCCCTATGCTGATTTAGGTCTCGTCAGCGTCGTATCCATTATGATTATACAAACCATCACGAGTAATACCTATGGCTTCTACCAAGCTGGGGCTGGACGATTGAGCACAAAGGATGCGTTAAGCGTAGTATTCCATATGCCTATGGTATATGCTATACCGCTTGCATTACTTTGCCAGCTCTTACCATTTGATTTACACGGTCTATTCTTCTTTGCCCCTCTTAAAATCTTTGCTAATGCCTTTGTAGGCGTTGCCATGATTGCTTTAGGGGTGCAGATTAACAGAACGCCATTAAACTTCTTTAAGTCGGATGTTATGCTTGCTACATCCTTACGACTCGTTGTAAGTCCTCTCATTGCTGCAGTCATTACTATATTATTCATAATGTTCTATGGTCCTATGCATCCGATTGCAGCTCAAACGATTGTCATTACCTATAGTGTACCGACAGCCATCAATATGGCTCTCATCGCTATTGAAATGAAAAACAATCCGGAGTACGCTACACAAATTGTAATGGGTACAACTATATTATCAGCAGTGACGATGCCACTATTCATTACTATAGCCTATTACCTCTTCCCATTATATTAA
- a CDS encoding amino acid ABC transporter permease, with protein MLDYLLQIIPTIADGLKVTVSLFCIVWILSIPGGILLALVRLSKFTVLDKIVEAFVYLMRGTPLMLQILFVYYALPIITDGAVQMDDATAAVLTFVLNYAAYLCEIFRGGIQSISRGQYEGAKVLGFTYAQTMRKIILPQMFKRVLPPLANETINLLKDTSLVYVLAMNDILRITKSIVQRDFDISAFLVAALFYLIFTFILTNIFNYLERRFAVYED; from the coding sequence ATGTTAGATTATTTATTGCAGATTATCCCAACCATCGCTGATGGTTTAAAGGTAACCGTATCGCTCTTCTGTATTGTATGGATTTTATCCATTCCTGGCGGTATCTTACTTGCTTTGGTACGTCTATCTAAATTTACAGTGCTCGACAAAATTGTTGAAGCTTTCGTATATTTGATGCGCGGCACACCATTAATGCTACAAATTTTATTCGTTTACTATGCATTGCCTATCATTACAGATGGTGCGGTACAAATGGATGATGCTACAGCCGCTGTTCTTACATTCGTATTAAACTACGCCGCTTATTTATGTGAAATTTTCCGCGGTGGTATTCAATCCATTTCTCGTGGTCAGTACGAAGGGGCAAAGGTTCTTGGTTTTACCTATGCTCAAACAATGCGTAAAATCATCTTACCTCAAATGTTTAAACGCGTATTGCCTCCACTTGCGAACGAAACAATTAACTTGTTGAAAGATACGTCTCTTGTATACGTATTGGCTATGAATGATATCTTGCGTATTACAAAATCTATCGTACAACGTGACTTTGATATCTCTGCCTTTTTAGTGGCAGCTTTATTCTACTTGATCTTTACCTTTATTTTGACAAATATCTTCAACTACTTAGAAAGACGATTTGCTGTATATGAAGATTAA
- a CDS encoding universal stress protein has product MVTYKTIVVPTDGSENAKRALEHALAVADRNHAELIVVHVANIVSAISNFDQTPISGGYVSEQIAEDMEETGKEILNDVVKEIPTGVKVKSVFEVGSPGPALLAVAKKYNADLIVMGSRGLGPLKGLFMGSVSSYVTSHSTCPVLIIK; this is encoded by the coding sequence ATGGTTACCTACAAAACTATTGTCGTACCTACTGATGGTTCTGAAAATGCTAAACGTGCGTTGGAACATGCTCTCGCTGTAGCGGACCGCAACCATGCTGAATTGATTGTTGTTCATGTTGCAAACATCGTGTCTGCTATTTCCAATTTCGATCAAACACCAATTTCCGGTGGTTACGTATCTGAACAAATTGCAGAAGATATGGAAGAAACTGGTAAAGAAATCCTTAACGATGTAGTAAAAGAAATTCCTACAGGCGTAAAAGTTAAAAGCGTATTCGAAGTTGGTTCCCCTGGTCCTGCATTATTAGCAGTAGCTAAAAAATACAATGCTGACCTTATCGTAATGGGTAGCCGTGGCCTTGGTCCATTGAAAGGCTTATTCATGGGTAGCGTAAGTAGCTATGTAACTAGTCACTCCACTTGCCCTGTATTGATCATTAAATAA
- the trpS gene encoding tryptophan--tRNA ligase, whose translation MAVIFSGIQPSGELTLGNYLGALRNFLDYQDTDECYYCIVNQHAITVPQDPKELFQNTRNLAALYLAVGLDPKKVTLFVQSEVPEHVKLGWVMQSISYVGELERMTQYKDKSQKQGDSIPTALLTYPPLMAADILLYGTNYVPVGEDQKQHLELTRNLAERFNRRFGETFVVPDIKVGEGGARVMSLQEPTKKMSKSDDNQNATIRLLDAPDLIVKKLKRAQTDSDNAVRYDKENKPGISNLMGIYRAITKDSYEAIEEMYAGKGYGVFKSDIADLLVATLEPIQQRYNELITSPELDVILDEGAAKAHAKASQMYRKVEQAMGLCRK comes from the coding sequence ATGGCAGTTATATTTTCCGGCATCCAACCAAGTGGTGAGTTAACACTTGGTAACTATTTGGGGGCTTTACGTAATTTCTTAGACTATCAAGATACTGACGAATGTTATTATTGTATCGTTAACCAACATGCGATTACTGTACCGCAAGATCCAAAAGAGTTATTCCAAAATACTCGTAATTTGGCTGCGTTGTACCTAGCGGTTGGCCTCGATCCTAAAAAGGTAACATTGTTCGTACAATCCGAAGTACCTGAGCATGTTAAACTCGGTTGGGTTATGCAATCTATTAGCTATGTTGGCGAATTAGAGCGCATGACGCAGTACAAAGATAAGTCTCAAAAGCAAGGTGACTCTATTCCTACCGCATTGCTTACGTACCCACCATTGATGGCGGCAGATATCTTGTTATATGGTACAAACTATGTTCCTGTAGGTGAGGACCAAAAGCAACATCTTGAGTTGACTCGTAATTTGGCAGAGCGTTTTAACCGTAGGTTCGGTGAAACTTTCGTAGTGCCTGATATCAAGGTAGGCGAAGGTGGTGCTCGCGTTATGAGCTTACAAGAACCAACTAAGAAAATGAGTAAATCTGATGATAACCAAAATGCTACCATTCGCCTTTTGGATGCACCAGATTTGATCGTGAAAAAATTGAAACGTGCTCAAACTGACTCTGATAATGCAGTGCGTTACGATAAAGAAAACAAACCGGGCATTTCTAACTTGATGGGCATTTACCGTGCTATCACAAAAGACAGCTATGAAGCCATCGAAGAAATGTATGCTGGTAAAGGTTATGGCGTATTCAAATCCGATATTGCCGATCTTTTGGTGGCAACTCTTGAGCCAATCCAACAACGTTACAATGAATTGATTACAAGCCCTGAACTCGATGTCATTCTCGATGAAGGTGCTGCTAAGGCTCATGCTAAAGCGAGCCAAATGTACCGTAAAGTTGAGCAAGCTATGGGCTTGTGCCGTAAATAA
- a CDS encoding DNA cytosine methyltransferase, producing MSILTIDDISTQLNISPQYARRLLKENKIEGILKNNIWTTTQKNLDLYKQRQDVIIDPADRVRKSQKIPNIVSLSFFSGGMGLDIGMKNVGIHPLLACEINKEARATIVENDSEIGLIRDIWECNKKTVYEYANLPLDTPIDIIFGGPPCQAFSTAGNRKGFDDDRGSVFIKYLDIIAELKPKYVVLENVRGLQTTPSIIEESNGRPIKGAALYYAYKRLRELGYSVSFNLYNAANFGAPQKRERYVILAKYGDQKLPYLIPTNSEHGEYNLPKWNTLASAIQDIQNTQMHYIDIPKTRVDWYKKIPEGGNWKSLSPDDQKIAMGKKYYMSGGKTGFFRRLSFDEPSPTLVTTPIMPATDLIHPTELRPLSIEEYARIQGFPDSWKFKGKIGEIYKQIGNAVPIKLGEAIGQVIINDINNNPIMPPSSFKYSRYKNTSDIELIPLIEKSLNKSSQNDTLF from the coding sequence ATGAGTATTTTGACTATTGATGATATTTCCACACAACTTAATATTTCACCACAATATGCACGTCGATTACTAAAGGAAAATAAGATTGAAGGAATATTAAAAAATAATATTTGGACAACTACACAAAAAAATCTCGATTTATATAAGCAAAGACAAGATGTTATTATTGATCCAGCAGATAGAGTACGTAAATCCCAAAAAATTCCTAATATTGTTTCTTTATCTTTTTTTAGTGGTGGAATGGGGTTAGATATTGGAATGAAAAACGTAGGTATCCACCCATTGTTGGCATGTGAAATTAATAAAGAAGCGAGAGCTACCATTGTAGAAAATGATTCTGAAATCGGTCTTATTAGAGATATCTGGGAATGTAATAAAAAAACTGTTTATGAATATGCTAATTTGCCATTAGATACCCCCATAGATATTATTTTTGGTGGCCCTCCATGTCAGGCATTCTCAACAGCCGGAAACAGAAAAGGTTTTGATGATGACAGAGGAAGTGTTTTTATAAAATATTTAGATATAATAGCAGAACTAAAGCCTAAATATGTTGTACTAGAAAATGTAAGAGGACTACAAACAACCCCATCCATAATAGAGGAATCAAATGGACGTCCAATAAAAGGTGCTGCCCTATATTATGCATATAAACGATTAAGAGAACTAGGTTATTCTGTATCATTCAATTTATATAATGCAGCAAATTTTGGTGCGCCACAAAAAAGAGAACGTTACGTAATCTTAGCCAAATACGGAGATCAAAAACTTCCCTACTTGATACCTACAAACTCAGAACACGGAGAATATAACCTTCCTAAATGGAATACTTTAGCTAGTGCAATACAAGATATTCAAAATACACAAATGCATTATATTGATATTCCCAAAACACGAGTTGATTGGTATAAAAAAATTCCAGAGGGCGGTAATTGGAAATCCTTATCACCAGATGATCAAAAAATAGCAATGGGGAAAAAGTATTATATGTCTGGTGGGAAAACTGGATTTTTTAGAAGGCTAAGTTTTGATGAACCTAGCCCTACACTTGTAACAACACCAATAATGCCTGCAACTGATTTAATACATCCAACTGAACTAAGACCTCTCTCTATTGAAGAGTACGCACGTATCCAAGGCTTTCCAGACTCTTGGAAATTTAAAGGTAAAATAGGCGAAATATATAAACAAATTGGTAATGCCGTACCAATAAAACTAGGTGAAGCAATAGGCCAAGTAATAATAAATGATATAAATAATAATCCTATTATGCCTCCTTCTAGCTTTAAATATTCGCGTTATAAAAATACATCCGATATAGAGTTAATACCATTAATAGAAAAATCATTAAATAAAAGTTCTCAAAATGACACTTTATTCTAA